Proteins encoded within one genomic window of Cucumis sativus cultivar 9930 chromosome 3, Cucumber_9930_V3, whole genome shotgun sequence:
- the LOC101209685 gene encoding probable NADH dehydrogenase [ubiquinone] 1 alpha subcomplex subunit 5, mitochondrial, with amino-acid sequence MFLRAIGRPLLAKVKQTTGIVGLDVVPNAREVLIGLYSKTLKEIQAVPEDEGYRKAVESFTRHRLKVCQEEEDWENIEKRLGCGQVEELIEEAQDELKLIGKMIEWDPWGVPDDYECEVIENDAPVPKHIPLHRPGPLPEEFYKTLEAISGDSTKKVETPEKASQVTE; translated from the exons ATGTTCCTGCGAGCGATCGGACGGCCATTATTGGCCAAAGTGAAGCAAACGACGGGGATCGTCGGTCTGGATGTTGTTCCCAACGCCCGAGAGGTCTTGATCGGCCTTTACAGTAAAACCCTAAAGGAGATCCAGGCCGTCCCCGAGGACGAAGGATACCGTAAGGCGGTTGAGAGCTTTACGCGGCACCGCTTGAAGGTCTGCCAGGAAGAAGAGGATTGGGAGAATATCGAGAAGCGGCTTGGCTGTGGTCAGGTCGAGGAGCTAATCGAGGAGGCCCAGGACGAGCTCAAACTCATTGGTAAAATGATCG AGTGGGATCCCTGGGGTGTTCCTGATGACTACGAATGTGAAGTGATCGAGAATGATGCTCCAGTACCGAAGCACATTCCTTTGCACCGACCAGGCCCTCTCCCTGAAGAGTTTTACAAGACGCTGGAGGCCATTAGTGGTGATAGTACTAAAAAAGTAGAGACACCCGAGAAAGCATCTCAGGTGACAGAATGA